From one Pontibacillus sp. HMF3514 genomic stretch:
- the bshB2 gene encoding bacillithiol biosynthesis deacetylase BshB2 gives MDQQHVVIILPHPDDEAFGCSGTILEYRKNNIPVTYLCGTLGEMGRNMGSPFFANRETLPEIRKKELQDACKALDINLQMLGYRDKTLEFEDRGEVAEHLKSILEDIQPSLVITFYPGHAVHPDHDAMGAAAIEAVERMHPDDRPEVWAKAITHNRHEMLGEPDVVNDVKDQFEDKMKVIEAHRSQAEGMLSKFRNSPEFGDMDSEGMKMLRYEEFYKWDFKS, from the coding sequence ATGGATCAACAGCACGTTGTCATTATTTTACCTCACCCTGATGATGAAGCGTTTGGATGCTCCGGGACAATTCTGGAGTACCGAAAAAACAATATTCCGGTAACGTATTTATGCGGAACACTAGGCGAAATGGGACGTAACATGGGAAGTCCGTTTTTTGCTAATCGTGAAACGCTGCCGGAGATTCGTAAAAAAGAACTTCAAGATGCTTGTAAGGCGCTTGATATCAATCTTCAAATGCTAGGCTACCGAGATAAGACGTTAGAATTTGAAGATCGCGGAGAAGTAGCTGAACACTTGAAGAGTATTTTAGAAGATATTCAGCCTAGTCTCGTTATTACATTCTATCCTGGTCATGCTGTTCACCCTGACCATGACGCGATGGGAGCAGCTGCGATTGAAGCGGTTGAGCGCATGCACCCAGATGATCGTCCTGAAGTATGGGCAAAAGCGATTACGCATAATCGTCATGAAATGCTTGGAGAGCCAGATGTTGTGAACGATGTAAAAGACCAATTTGAAGACAAGATGAAAGTCATCGAAGCGCACCGCTCACAAGCTGAAGGCATGCTAAGCAAATTCCGTAACAGCCCTGAGTTCGGTGACATGGATTCAGAAGGTATGAAGATGCTACGCTACGAAGAATTTTATAAATGGGATTTTAAATCTTAA
- a CDS encoding peptide chain release factor 3 — MEIHDEMKKRRTFAIISHPDAGKTTLTEKFLLYGNLIRNAGTVKGKKSGKFATSDWMEIEKQRGISVTSSVMNFEYEGYQVNILDTPGHEDFSEDTYRTLTAVDSVIMIIDGTKGIEAQTLKLFKVCKMRGIPIFTFINKLDREGRDPFDLLKEIEDELGIQTYAMNWPVGMGKRFQGVFDRRNDQFIHFTGNEQEEPIPNAELEKHTELVENETFQAAYEEMELLEEAGEEFDMEAVQRGEQTPVFFGSALAPFGVETFFNEFIHMAPQPAPRKADGDLIQPDKEEFSGFIFKIQANMNPAHRDRVAFVRVCSGKFERGMKVTLDRTGKEIKIAQTQQFVASSRETLEEAYAGDIIGIYDPNIYRIGDTLVQGKDTFHYDELPQFPPEVFKKVTAKNVMKAKQFRKGIEQLVQEGAIQLFKGVRNDDFILGAVGQLQYEVFQYRMKNEYNVEVMLEDIGDRIPRWLKEEQVDKKLFDERSLLVKDREDNYLALFKNDFSLRWFMDKNPDIELIDLFEVNQYSQ; from the coding sequence ATGGAAATACATGACGAAATGAAAAAGCGTCGTACCTTTGCGATTATCTCGCACCCGGACGCTGGTAAAACGACGCTTACAGAGAAATTTTTATTATACGGAAACCTAATTCGTAATGCTGGAACCGTTAAGGGGAAAAAGTCAGGAAAATTCGCAACATCAGACTGGATGGAGATTGAGAAGCAACGTGGAATCTCTGTTACCTCCTCTGTGATGAACTTTGAATATGAAGGGTATCAAGTTAACATTTTAGATACACCTGGACACGAAGACTTCAGTGAGGATACGTATCGTACGTTAACAGCCGTGGATAGTGTAATCATGATTATAGATGGAACAAAAGGTATTGAGGCCCAAACGCTTAAGCTTTTCAAAGTTTGTAAAATGCGCGGTATCCCTATCTTTACCTTCATTAACAAACTTGACCGTGAGGGACGCGATCCTTTTGACTTGTTAAAAGAGATTGAGGATGAGCTTGGCATTCAAACGTATGCGATGAACTGGCCTGTTGGAATGGGGAAACGTTTCCAAGGGGTGTTTGATCGCCGTAATGATCAGTTTATTCACTTTACGGGGAACGAGCAAGAAGAACCTATTCCAAACGCAGAGCTTGAGAAGCATACGGAGCTTGTAGAAAATGAGACATTCCAAGCTGCTTATGAAGAAATGGAGCTTCTAGAGGAAGCTGGAGAAGAGTTTGATATGGAAGCGGTCCAACGTGGAGAACAAACGCCAGTATTCTTCGGTAGTGCCCTTGCACCATTTGGAGTCGAAACGTTCTTTAACGAATTTATTCATATGGCACCTCAACCTGCACCACGTAAAGCGGATGGGGACCTCATTCAACCTGATAAGGAAGAATTTTCTGGATTTATCTTCAAGATACAGGCGAACATGAACCCTGCTCACCGTGACCGTGTTGCTTTTGTGCGTGTATGTTCTGGTAAGTTTGAACGTGGTATGAAGGTGACCCTAGATCGAACAGGGAAAGAGATCAAGATCGCTCAGACCCAACAGTTTGTGGCATCGTCACGTGAAACACTTGAGGAAGCATATGCTGGAGATATCATTGGTATTTATGATCCGAACATCTATCGTATAGGCGATACACTTGTTCAAGGAAAAGATACGTTCCACTATGATGAACTACCTCAGTTCCCACCTGAAGTATTCAAAAAGGTAACAGCGAAAAACGTGATGAAAGCGAAGCAATTCCGTAAAGGTATCGAGCAGCTTGTTCAAGAAGGAGCGATCCAGCTTTTCAAAGGCGTGCGTAACGATGACTTTATTCTTGGTGCTGTTGGCCAGCTTCAATATGAAGTGTTCCAATATCGTATGAAGAACGAATACAACGTTGAGGTGATGCTAGAAGACATCGGCGACCGAATCCCACGTTGGTTGAAGGAAGAACAAGTCGATAAAAAATTATTCGATGAACGTAGTCTGCTTGTAAAAGATCGCGAGGATAATTATTTAGCTCTGTTTAAAAACGACTTCTCCTTACGTTGGTTCATGGATAAGAACCCAGATATTGAGTTAATCGATTTATTTGAAGTGAATCAGTATAGTCAGTAA
- a CDS encoding PspC domain-containing protein, producing the protein MDKQKRLTKSKEDKMISGVLGGASKYLEMDSTLLRILFIVILAVTGGLPLILIYVAAAFVMPFEGEETT; encoded by the coding sequence ATGGATAAACAAAAGCGATTAACGAAATCTAAAGAGGATAAAATGATTTCTGGTGTTTTAGGCGGTGCATCGAAGTATTTAGAAATGGATTCTACATTGCTTCGTATTCTATTTATCGTCATACTAGCTGTAACAGGAGGCCTACCATTAATCCTGATTTATGTGGCAGCAGCCTTTGTTATGCCGTTTGAAGGAGAGGAAACTACGTGA
- a CDS encoding aminoglycoside N(3)-acetyltransferase, producing MSQLVEKTPSPRTRKSLYNDLKELGVKKGMTIIVHTSLSSLGWVNGGAVTVIQALMDAVTEEGTIVMPSQTVEISDPAEWENPPVPEEWWEEIRDTMPLYHPDYTPANFMGKVPEVFRTFPGVERSSHPSYSFTAWGKNKNHILADQPLEWSLGEGSPLGKLYDEGAYVLLLGAGFDSCTAFHLAEYRIGYQDVITKGAPMIEDGKRIWKEYKELEFRDELFEDLGADFEKTQSLSAGHVGSAKSYLFDVKEAVDYAEMWLNLYDRRKSD from the coding sequence ATGTCACAGCTTGTAGAAAAAACGCCGAGTCCTCGGACGAGAAAGTCGCTTTACAATGACTTGAAAGAGCTTGGTGTCAAAAAAGGAATGACCATTATTGTACATACATCCCTATCCTCACTTGGTTGGGTGAATGGTGGAGCAGTTACGGTTATCCAAGCTTTAATGGATGCCGTTACAGAGGAAGGCACGATTGTCATGCCTTCTCAAACAGTAGAAATTTCAGATCCTGCAGAATGGGAGAACCCACCTGTTCCTGAAGAATGGTGGGAAGAGATTCGGGATACCATGCCTCTTTATCACCCGGACTATACGCCAGCTAATTTTATGGGGAAGGTGCCTGAGGTGTTCAGAACCTTCCCGGGTGTTGAGAGAAGCTCACATCCGAGTTACTCTTTTACGGCATGGGGCAAGAATAAAAATCATATTTTAGCGGATCAGCCTTTGGAGTGGAGTTTAGGAGAGGGATCACCTCTAGGAAAGCTTTATGATGAAGGGGCATACGTATTGCTATTGGGGGCAGGTTTTGACAGTTGTACAGCTTTTCACCTAGCTGAGTATCGTATCGGATATCAGGACGTTATTACAAAAGGTGCTCCGATGATTGAAGATGGTAAACGCATCTGGAAGGAATACAAGGAGCTTGAATTCCGAGATGAGCTTTTTGAGGATTTAGGTGCTGACTTTGAAAAGACGCAGAGTTTATCAGCTGGCCATGTAGGTTCAGCGAAGTCATATCTTTTTGATGTGAAGGAAGCCGTTGATTATGCTGAAATGTGGCTGAACCTTTATGATCGCCGGAAAAGTGATTAA
- a CDS encoding DUF4097 domain-containing protein: MSEERKRILKMIEDQVITAEEAEELLESLKHAENVEKEETQQQQDLTTKVDWNAKQDQHHYESESTKKRFMNFVEDAVKKIKNVDLDFNFGHSYQVSHIFQYEGVSFSEMYLDISNGSTKVIPWEEEDVRIECEAKVYNAESRDAARKFFMDEKKFLVDDDSLRFAIASKKISANVKLYIPKKEYEKVSLRMFNGSINSEHLHAEELRAKTANGSIKLSHMRGDEWDIASSNGSITLKDIVCNELETESLNGSIKLDGEFGKVDSQVVNGSIHCDWHGDQGHTGFFKSLTGSIRINLSDDRRIDGELKTSVGSINCNLPEFKVIEEKKDVLKKELRFEAHSEKEKTLHLEAETKTGSVKVNSND, encoded by the coding sequence ATGAGTGAAGAACGTAAACGAATATTAAAAATGATAGAGGACCAAGTTATTACAGCTGAAGAGGCGGAAGAATTACTTGAATCCCTGAAACATGCTGAAAATGTTGAAAAAGAAGAAACACAGCAACAACAGGATTTAACAACCAAAGTGGATTGGAATGCTAAACAAGATCAACATCATTATGAGTCTGAATCTACAAAGAAGCGATTTATGAATTTTGTAGAGGATGCTGTGAAAAAGATTAAAAACGTTGATTTAGATTTTAATTTTGGGCATAGCTATCAGGTGTCACATATTTTTCAATATGAAGGTGTATCCTTTTCTGAGATGTATTTAGATATTTCAAATGGAAGTACTAAAGTAATTCCTTGGGAAGAGGAAGACGTCCGTATTGAGTGTGAAGCAAAAGTGTATAATGCTGAATCACGAGATGCAGCGCGTAAGTTTTTCATGGACGAAAAGAAATTCCTTGTGGATGACGACTCACTAAGGTTTGCTATTGCATCGAAAAAAATCAGTGCAAATGTGAAGCTTTACATCCCTAAGAAGGAATATGAAAAGGTATCGTTACGTATGTTTAACGGTAGTATTAATTCGGAACATCTTCATGCGGAAGAGCTACGCGCTAAAACGGCTAACGGTAGTATTAAGCTGTCGCACATGCGTGGAGACGAGTGGGATATTGCTTCGTCCAATGGATCTATCACCTTAAAAGACATTGTATGTAATGAGCTTGAAACGGAAAGCTTAAATGGTTCGATCAAGCTTGATGGTGAATTCGGTAAAGTTGACTCACAAGTTGTAAATGGTAGTATTCATTGTGACTGGCACGGAGATCAAGGGCATACAGGATTTTTTAAGTCCCTGACTGGATCTATTCGTATTAACCTTTCAGACGACCGTCGTATTGATGGCGAGCTGAAAACGAGTGTGGGGAGTATCAACTGTAATCTTCCTGAATTCAAAGTGATTGAAGAGAAGAAGGATGTATTGAAAAAAGAATTGAGGTTTGAAGCTCATTCTGAAAAGGAAAAAACCTTACATCTAGAAGCAGAAACCAAGACAGGCTCTGTTAAAGTCAATTCCAACGATTAG
- the uvrA gene encoding excinuclease ABC subunit UvrA: MSQKSIKIQGARAHNLKNIDAEIPKNNLVVLTGLSGSGKSSLAFDTIYAEGQRRYVESLSAYARQFLGQMDKPDVDSIEGLSPAISIDQKTTSRNPRSTVGTVTEIYDYLRLLYARVGRPTCPKHNVEITSQTVQQMVDQLLQYPERTKMQIMAPVVSGRKGEHVKVLEKLKKEGYVRLRVDGEMREVTEDIKLEKNKKHSIEVVIDRIAIKDGVAGRISDSLETTLQLGEGQAIVDVIDGEELLFNENHACPICGFSIGELEPRMFSFNSPYGACDRCDGLGTQLEVDLDFVIPDWDLTLNEHAIAPWEPASSQYYPQLLKSVCNHYGIDMDIPVRDIPKQLFERVLYGSGDEKILFHYENDFGKVRENEIFFEGVIPNVARRYRETSSDYIREQMEKYMAQKPCPKCEGYRLDEKPLAVLINGQHIGKATELSVHDAREFFDSVELTEKERSIARMILKEISDRLTFLINVGLDYLTLSRSAGTLSGGEAQRIRLATQIGAALTGVLYVLDEPSIGLHQRDNDRLISTLKRMRDLDNTLIVVEHDEDTMLAADHLIDIGPGAGAHGGEIVSSGTPQEVMDDANSLTGQYLSGEKFIPLPQERRKPDGRYLEIKGAEENNLKQVNASIPLGLLTAVTGVSGSGKSTLVNEILYKSLAQRLHKSKEKPGKHKDIKGIDYLDKVIDIDQSPIGRTPRSNPATYTGVFDNIRDVFAQTNEAKMRGYKKGRFSFNVKGGRCEACRGDGIIKIEMHFLPDVYVPCEVCDGKRYNRETLEVKYKGKSIADVLEMTIEEAYEFFENIPKIKRKLSTIFDVGLGYIKLGQPATTLSGGEAQRVKLASELHRRSTGRSLYILDEPTTGLHVDDISRLLTVLQRLVDNGDTVMIIEHNLDVIKAADYLVDLGPEGGENGGEIIATGTPEEVGEQKQSYTGYYLKPILERDRQRMEKKLKSKEKVSK; encoded by the coding sequence ATGAGCCAGAAATCGATAAAAATCCAAGGGGCTCGTGCCCATAATTTAAAAAACATTGATGCAGAAATCCCGAAAAACAACCTGGTTGTGCTCACAGGTTTATCTGGATCAGGGAAATCCTCTTTAGCCTTTGACACGATTTATGCTGAGGGTCAGCGCCGCTACGTGGAATCTCTATCTGCTTATGCACGTCAGTTTTTAGGACAGATGGATAAGCCTGATGTGGATTCCATAGAGGGGCTATCGCCAGCGATTTCAATTGATCAAAAAACAACGAGTCGTAACCCTCGTTCAACAGTTGGAACTGTAACAGAAATCTACGACTATTTACGTTTATTGTACGCTCGTGTTGGTCGACCTACGTGTCCAAAACACAACGTTGAAATTACGTCCCAAACCGTCCAGCAAATGGTCGATCAGTTACTGCAATATCCTGAACGAACAAAAATGCAGATCATGGCTCCTGTTGTATCAGGACGTAAAGGTGAACATGTCAAAGTTCTTGAAAAGTTAAAGAAAGAGGGTTACGTACGTCTCCGCGTAGATGGCGAGATGCGAGAAGTAACCGAAGACATCAAGCTTGAAAAAAATAAAAAACACTCAATTGAAGTTGTCATTGACCGTATTGCGATTAAAGACGGTGTAGCAGGTCGTATTTCGGATTCATTAGAGACGACATTACAACTAGGTGAAGGGCAAGCCATTGTTGATGTCATTGATGGTGAAGAGCTTCTATTCAACGAAAACCATGCATGTCCGATTTGTGGTTTTTCAATTGGAGAACTAGAGCCACGCATGTTCTCCTTTAACAGTCCATATGGGGCATGTGATCGTTGTGATGGTCTTGGAACACAACTAGAAGTGGATCTTGATTTTGTCATTCCTGACTGGGATTTAACACTGAATGAACATGCCATTGCGCCATGGGAGCCAGCTAGTTCACAGTATTATCCACAGCTATTGAAGAGTGTATGTAATCACTATGGAATCGACATGGACATTCCTGTTCGAGATATTCCGAAGCAGCTTTTTGAACGTGTTCTTTATGGTAGTGGAGATGAGAAAATCTTATTCCATTACGAGAATGACTTTGGAAAAGTGCGTGAAAACGAGATCTTTTTCGAGGGTGTTATTCCTAACGTAGCGCGTCGTTATCGAGAAACGAGCTCAGATTACATTCGTGAGCAAATGGAAAAATACATGGCGCAAAAGCCCTGTCCAAAATGTGAGGGTTATCGTCTTGATGAAAAACCTCTTGCTGTGCTTATTAATGGCCAACACATTGGTAAAGCAACGGAGCTTTCTGTTCATGATGCACGTGAATTTTTCGATTCTGTAGAGTTAACGGAAAAAGAGCGTAGCATTGCACGTATGATTTTGAAGGAGATCTCGGATCGTCTTACCTTCTTAATAAACGTTGGACTCGATTACCTTACGTTATCGCGATCAGCAGGGACATTATCTGGTGGGGAAGCTCAACGTATTCGTTTGGCAACCCAAATTGGTGCTGCTCTTACCGGGGTTCTCTATGTTCTTGATGAGCCTTCAATTGGACTACACCAACGAGATAATGACCGCCTTATTTCGACGTTGAAGCGGATGCGTGACTTAGATAATACACTGATTGTTGTTGAGCATGATGAAGATACAATGCTTGCAGCAGATCACCTCATTGATATTGGACCAGGAGCTGGAGCACATGGTGGTGAGATCGTTTCAAGTGGTACGCCACAAGAAGTGATGGATGATGCTAATTCCTTAACGGGACAGTATTTATCAGGGGAGAAGTTTATTCCACTACCACAAGAGCGTCGTAAGCCAGATGGCCGCTATCTGGAGATTAAAGGAGCAGAAGAAAATAACTTGAAACAGGTTAATGCTTCTATTCCATTGGGCTTGCTGACAGCTGTTACAGGTGTATCAGGTTCAGGTAAGAGTACATTAGTCAATGAAATTTTATATAAATCTCTTGCTCAAAGACTGCACAAAAGTAAGGAAAAGCCAGGTAAGCATAAAGATATTAAAGGCATTGATTACCTTGATAAAGTGATTGATATTGACCAATCGCCAATAGGTCGTACACCGCGCTCAAACCCTGCTACGTACACGGGTGTTTTTGATAACATACGTGATGTTTTTGCTCAGACAAACGAAGCGAAAATGCGAGGATACAAGAAAGGTCGTTTCAGCTTTAACGTAAAAGGTGGACGTTGTGAAGCGTGCCGTGGAGACGGAATTATCAAGATTGAAATGCACTTCTTACCTGATGTGTATGTCCCTTGTGAAGTATGTGACGGAAAACGTTATAACCGTGAAACGTTAGAAGTGAAATATAAAGGAAAGAGTATTGCTGACGTACTTGAAATGACGATTGAAGAAGCTTATGAGTTTTTCGAAAACATCCCGAAAATTAAGCGGAAGCTCTCAACTATATTTGATGTAGGTCTTGGCTATATTAAACTTGGCCAACCAGCTACAACCTTGTCAGGGGGAGAAGCTCAACGTGTAAAACTCGCAAGTGAATTACACCGTCGCTCAACAGGACGCTCCCTTTATATACTAGATGAACCTACAACAGGTCTGCATGTGGATGATATTTCTCGATTACTCACTGTCCTTCAGCGTCTGGTGGATAATGGAGATACGGTTATGATCATCGAGCACAACCTTGATGTCATAAAAGCGGCAGACTATCTGGTTGACCTAGGTCCTGAAGGTGGAGAAAATGGTGGGGAGATAATTGCAACTGGCACACCTGAAGAAGTAGGTGAGCAAAAGCAGTCCTATACGGGGTATTATTTGAAGCCAATCCTTGAACGAGATCGCCAACGAATGGAAAAAAAGCTAAAAAGTAAAGAAAAAGTTTCCAAATAA
- a CDS encoding class I SAM-dependent methyltransferase, which produces MSLNQNFFNQLQPSTYATRQASPEWKEAIESLVTVQNQHVVDIGCGGGIYTKAMIELGANEITCVDGSEVMLQGAKDHLDSLSDVSFELGDATATPLQGDSADMVLERALIHHLNRAQFRENMTEVHRILQKGGQVILQDRTLEDCFLPPSKEHIRGYFFSEFPQLKTVEKNRRYHSNTVIKELHQAGFHKIKIKTIWETRKVFNNREELEEDLLNRTGRSILHDITDEELRDMTDSIISSYKPSEPIYEKDRWTIWVAEKA; this is translated from the coding sequence ATGAGTTTGAATCAAAATTTCTTTAACCAATTACAACCGAGCACATACGCTACAAGGCAAGCATCTCCAGAATGGAAAGAGGCAATTGAATCGTTAGTTACCGTTCAGAATCAACATGTTGTAGATATTGGTTGCGGCGGAGGTATTTACACGAAGGCCATGATCGAACTCGGGGCAAATGAAATCACCTGTGTTGATGGCTCAGAAGTCATGCTTCAAGGAGCAAAAGATCACTTAGATAGCTTATCCGATGTATCTTTTGAATTGGGGGATGCTACAGCCACACCATTGCAGGGTGACTCTGCGGATATGGTGCTAGAACGAGCGCTTATTCACCATTTAAATCGTGCTCAATTTCGAGAAAACATGACCGAGGTGCATCGTATTCTACAAAAAGGAGGACAGGTGATCCTTCAAGATCGTACACTTGAAGATTGTTTTCTACCTCCAAGTAAAGAACACATTCGAGGATATTTCTTTTCAGAATTTCCGCAGTTGAAAACAGTAGAAAAAAATAGAAGATACCACTCCAACACTGTCATAAAGGAATTACACCAAGCTGGCTTTCATAAAATCAAAATCAAAACAATCTGGGAAACTCGAAAAGTGTTCAACAACCGAGAAGAACTAGAAGAAGATCTGCTTAACCGAACAGGCCGAAGCATTCTTCATGATATTACAGACGAAGAACTACGAGATATGACAGACAGCATTATTTCATCATATAAACCTAGTGAGCCTATTTATGAAAAAGATAGGTGGACGATCTGGGTGGCTGAGAAGGCTTAA
- a CDS encoding YojF family protein translates to MERIEIDGVQEALERFAHKDVYIHLETTNGAYARHFDSNAYNVGAFIRNAQVRYTQAKIVGHESYRIGLKTENGWIYAEGLTDWEIDQHNRLLMAGHDVEGRLMVALEISETPFE, encoded by the coding sequence ATGGAAAGAATCGAAATTGATGGAGTCCAAGAAGCGCTTGAACGCTTTGCTCACAAAGATGTATATATACACTTAGAAACGACAAATGGAGCTTATGCTCGCCATTTTGATTCCAATGCCTATAACGTTGGTGCGTTTATTCGAAATGCGCAAGTCCGTTATACACAGGCTAAAATCGTTGGACATGAGTCCTACCGCATCGGCCTTAAAACTGAGAATGGCTGGATTTATGCTGAAGGGTTAACGGATTGGGAAATCGACCAACATAACCGCCTTTTAATGGCTGGCCACGATGTAGAAGGTCGCTTAATGGTTGCCTTAGAAATAAGTGAAACACCTTTTGAATAA
- a CDS encoding phage holin family protein — protein MKKWLLHVVLNAVAIIAVAQLFESFRIEGFAAALIASLILSVLNAIVRPILVVLTLPITVVSLGLFLFVINAITLMLTAWLMGSSFVIDGFGIAIISAIIISLLNLMLNQLAKEL, from the coding sequence GTGAAAAAGTGGCTCTTACATGTCGTACTAAATGCTGTAGCAATCATTGCTGTTGCTCAACTATTCGAGTCTTTTAGAATTGAAGGGTTTGCTGCTGCTTTAATAGCGAGTTTAATTCTTTCGGTTTTAAACGCAATCGTACGTCCTATTCTTGTAGTGTTGACGCTCCCGATTACTGTTGTGTCGCTTGGTTTATTTCTCTTTGTCATCAATGCGATTACACTAATGCTCACAGCATGGCTCATGGGTAGTAGTTTTGTCATAGATGGGTTCGGCATTGCTATTATTTCAGCCATTATCATTTCACTTTTAAATCTCATGTTAAATCAATTAGCGAAAGAACTATAG
- the uvrB gene encoding excinuclease ABC subunit UvrB — MEKKFDLVSQYQPQGDQPRAIQEITEGIRNGKQHQTLLGATGTGKTFTMSNVIQEVNKPTLVIAHNKTLAGQLYSEFKEFFPNNAVEYFVSYYDYYQPEAYVPSTDTFIEKDASINDEIDKLRHSATSALFERRDVIIVASVSCIYGLGSPEEYRNLVLSLRSGMEKDRDQLLRDLVDIQYARNDIDFQRGTFRVRGDSVEIIPASREEHCIRVEFFGDEIDRIREVDALTGEIMGDREHVAIFPASHFVTREEKMKVAIKNIEQELQERIKELKDQDKLLEAQRIEQRTNYDLEMMREMGFCSGIENYSRHLTLREPGSTPYTLMDYFPDDFLMVVDESHVTLPQVRGMYNGDQARKKVLVDHGFRLPSAMDNRPLTFEEYEGKMNQNVYVSATPGPYEQEHSPEMVEQIIRPTGLLDPEISVRPIEGQIDDLIGEIHKRRERNERVLVTTLTKKMSEDLTDYLKELDIKVAYLHSEIKTLERIEIIRDLRRGKYDVLVGINLLREGLDIPEVSLVSILDADKEGFLRSERSLIQTVGRAARNENGQVIMYADKVTKSMQIAIDETNRRREKQMAYNEEHGITPTTIKKEIRDVIRATVESEEEETQDEKPQVANMSKKEKEKMIDNMETEMKQAAKDLDFEKAAELRDLILELKAEG, encoded by the coding sequence TTGGAAAAGAAATTTGATTTGGTCTCACAATATCAACCTCAAGGGGACCAACCTCGTGCGATTCAGGAAATTACTGAAGGAATTCGGAACGGAAAGCAGCATCAAACGTTATTAGGTGCTACGGGAACAGGGAAAACGTTCACGATGTCTAATGTTATTCAAGAAGTGAACAAACCGACGTTAGTGATCGCTCACAACAAAACGCTCGCAGGGCAGCTTTATAGTGAGTTTAAAGAGTTCTTCCCGAACAACGCGGTTGAGTATTTTGTCAGTTACTATGATTACTACCAACCAGAAGCGTATGTCCCTTCAACGGATACGTTTATTGAAAAAGATGCAAGCATCAATGATGAAATTGATAAGCTACGCCACTCGGCTACGTCTGCCTTATTTGAACGTCGAGACGTTATTATCGTGGCTAGTGTTTCATGTATATATGGTTTAGGTTCTCCAGAAGAATATCGTAACTTAGTGCTTTCTCTACGTTCTGGGATGGAAAAAGATCGCGATCAGCTACTACGTGATTTGGTAGACATTCAATATGCTCGTAACGATATCGACTTCCAACGTGGTACGTTTCGCGTCCGAGGTGATTCAGTTGAAATTATCCCAGCTTCTCGTGAAGAGCACTGCATTCGTGTGGAGTTTTTTGGTGATGAAATTGATCGAATCCGTGAAGTTGATGCCTTAACAGGTGAGATTATGGGTGACCGTGAACACGTAGCTATTTTCCCAGCTTCTCACTTCGTAACGCGTGAAGAGAAGATGAAGGTAGCGATTAAAAATATCGAACAAGAACTCCAAGAACGGATTAAGGAATTAAAAGATCAGGACAAGCTTTTAGAGGCGCAACGCATTGAGCAACGTACCAATTACGATCTAGAAATGATGCGTGAGATGGGATTCTGTTCAGGAATTGAGAACTATTCACGTCATTTAACACTAAGAGAACCAGGTTCAACACCATATACACTCATGGACTATTTTCCAGATGATTTCTTAATGGTGGTAGATGAATCTCACGTAACATTACCACAGGTGCGTGGCATGTATAACGGGGACCAAGCAAGGAAAAAGGTGCTCGTAGACCATGGGTTCCGTTTACCTTCTGCAATGGATAACCGTCCTCTTACGTTTGAAGAGTACGAAGGCAAAATGAATCAGAATGTATATGTGTCTGCTACGCCAGGACCTTATGAACAAGAGCATTCTCCTGAAATGGTTGAACAAATAATCCGTCCAACTGGTTTATTGGATCCAGAAATTAGTGTGCGTCCAATTGAAGGTCAGATTGATGACTTGATTGGTGAGATTCATAAACGAAGAGAACGGAATGAGCGGGTTCTTGTTACAACATTAACGAAGAAAATGTCTGAGGATTTAACGGATTACTTAAAAGAATTAGATATCAAGGTAGCGTACTTACACTCTGAAATCAAAACCCTTGAGCGAATTGAAATCATTCGGGATTTACGACGTGGAAAATATGACGTTCTGGTCGGAATCAACTTGCTTCGTGAGGGGCTTGATATCCCAGAGGTGTCATTAGTATCCATTTTAGATGCGGACAAAGAAGGTTTCTTACGTTCAGAACGTTCTCTCATTCAAACTGTAGGACGTGCAGCTCGTAACGAAAACGGCCAAGTTATTATGTACGCTGATAAAGTAACGAAATCTATGCAAATTGCCATTGATGAAACGAACCGTCGTCGTGAAAAACAAATGGCTTACAATGAGGAGCACGGAATTACACCAACAACGATTAAGAAAGAGATTCGCGATGTGATTCGTGCAACTGTGGAGTCAGAAGAAGAGGAGACTCAAGACGAAAAGCCTCAAGTAGCCAATATGAGCAAGAAAGAAAAAGAGAAGATGATCGACAACATGGAAACAGAAATGAAGCAGGCTGCAAAAGATTTAGATTTCGAAAAAGCAGCAGAACTGCGCGATTTAATCTTGGAGCTTAAAGCGGAAGGATGA